A window of Campylobacter pinnipediorum subsp. pinnipediorum contains these coding sequences:
- a CDS encoding tail protein X gives MKIYIAKDGDRLDSVVQAYYGHLRFFEMVLELNTKLKYVLSAGDKVLLPEIKEETKQTESALW, from the coding sequence ATGAAGATATATATAGCAAAAGATGGAGATAGGCTTGATAGTGTGGTACAGGCTTATTATGGGCATCTTAGGTTTTTTGAAATGGTGCTTGAACTAAATACAAAGCTAAAATATGTGCTAAGTGCTGGGGATAAGGTGCTTTTGCCAGAAATAAAAGAAGAAACAAAGCAAACGGAGAGTGCCTTGTGGTAA
- a CDS encoding phage tail sheath family protein: MAAKYGVNVTISAEAARPIAVESTTPIGIAGYEEVLEDGIHFYMTTKKALEALDEKYEQKKSSSETFKKGSIYKALKAIDDQAVNTQIILSVFSKDNDEETNDEVTACKQAINNFKNAKAKTAYRPNIIIAPGFSHEDAIKVEIESTAKKLKATGIVDIKASSASEAIGKMGAFGTRRLIAAYPNVKTWDEENNEYEYTPQSARIAGMIAYVDGQSEFGYSDSYSNRVMGGVFGTEVDIDFELGETCTADELRGAKISTVIREQGFRAWGGETSDIDSIWQDLARVRIFDRISEATQKGVLFAIDRKASELYHAKRSVEELLRSLVGAKVLLGFELSWSEKNTDATVTAGKFYLDVRMQNNPIVKQLTLDFIYVDSYSKLLLEDLK; encoded by the coding sequence ATGGCAGCAAAATATGGTGTAAATGTAACCATAAGTGCCGAGGCGGCAAGACCTATAGCAGTAGAAAGTACTACACCTATAGGCATAGCAGGATATGAGGAAGTGCTAGAAGATGGGATACATTTTTATATGACAACCAAAAAGGCACTTGAGGCACTTGATGAAAAGTACGAGCAGAAAAAATCAAGCTCTGAGACCTTTAAAAAAGGCAGCATCTATAAGGCTTTAAAGGCTATAGATGATCAAGCTGTAAACACTCAAATCATCTTATCTGTATTTAGCAAAGATAATGACGAAGAGACAAATGATGAAGTTACGGCTTGCAAACAAGCTATAAACAACTTTAAGAATGCAAAGGCAAAAACAGCTTATAGACCAAATATCATAATAGCACCTGGATTTAGCCACGAAGATGCAATAAAGGTTGAGATAGAAAGCACGGCTAAAAAGCTAAAAGCTACTGGTATAGTAGATATAAAAGCAAGTAGTGCAAGTGAAGCTATAGGTAAAATGGGTGCTTTTGGAACAAGAAGGCTAATAGCTGCTTATCCAAATGTAAAGACATGGGATGAGGAAAATAACGAGTATGAATACACTCCACAATCAGCTCGCATTGCTGGAATGATAGCTTATGTTGATGGGCAAAGTGAGTTTGGATATAGTGATAGCTACTCAAACAGAGTTATGGGCGGTGTGTTTGGCACTGAGGTTGATATAGACTTTGAACTAGGTGAAACTTGCACGGCTGATGAGCTTCGTGGGGCAAAAATTTCAACTGTGATAAGAGAGCAAGGATTTCGTGCTTGGGGCGGTGAGACAAGTGATATAGACAGTATATGGCAAGATCTAGCAAGAGTTAGAATATTTGATCGTATAAGCGAAGCAACTCAAAAAGGTGTGCTTTTTGCGATAGATAGAAAGGCAAGTGAGCTATATCACGCTAAAAGAAGCGTGGAAGAACTTTTAAGATCATTAGTGGGTGCTAAGGTCTTGCTTGGATTTGAGCTATCTTGGAGTGAGAAAAATACAGATGCAACAGTAACTGCTGGTAAGTTTTATCTTGATGTTAGAATGCAAAATAATCCTATAGTGAAACAATTAACACTAGATTTTATCTATGTAGATAGCTATTCAAAATTGTTATTAGAAGATTTGAAATAG
- a CDS encoding ribose-phosphate pyrophosphokinase, protein MRGYKVFSGTANLDFSKKVSQYLSLPLSEAIIKRFSDGEISVQIGESVRGKDVFVVQPTCAPANINLMELLVLTDALKRSSASSITAVVPYFGYARQDRKAAPRVPITAKLVANMMQVAGIDRVVTMDLHAGQIQGFFDIPVDNLYGSIIFTDYVRSKNLKNPIVASPDVGGVARARALAKNLGLDMVIVDKRREKANESEVMNVIGDVNGKDVILVDDMIDTAGTIVKASKVFKDKGATSVIAFCTHPVLSGAAYENLSKGYLDELVVTDTIPLKQELPSIKVLSVAPLFGETIRRIYHNESVNSLF, encoded by the coding sequence ATGAGAGGTTATAAAGTTTTTTCAGGGACTGCAAATTTAGATTTTTCAAAAAAAGTTTCTCAATATCTATCTTTGCCGTTAAGTGAAGCTATAATAAAGCGTTTTAGCGATGGTGAGATAAGTGTTCAAATAGGTGAAAGTGTAAGGGGTAAAGATGTCTTTGTCGTTCAGCCAACCTGTGCACCGGCAAATATAAATTTAATGGAGCTTTTAGTTCTTACAGATGCTTTAAAACGTAGTTCTGCTAGTTCTATTACTGCTGTTGTTCCTTATTTTGGATATGCAAGACAAGATAGAAAAGCCGCACCACGTGTTCCTATCACAGCAAAGCTCGTTGCAAATATGATGCAAGTAGCCGGAATTGATAGGGTTGTTACTATGGATCTTCACGCTGGACAAATACAAGGTTTTTTTGATATTCCTGTTGACAATTTATATGGTAGTATTATTTTTACTGATTATGTTCGCTCTAAAAATTTAAAGAACCCTATTGTTGCTAGCCCTGATGTTGGAGGTGTTGCAAGAGCTAGAGCACTAGCTAAAAATTTAGGTCTTGATATGGTTATAGTTGATAAACGTCGTGAAAAAGCAAATGAAAGTGAAGTTATGAATGTCATAGGCGATGTCAATGGCAAAGATGTTATTTTGGTTGATGATATGATAGATACGGCTGGAACCATAGTAAAAGCATCTAAAGTTTTTAAAGATAAAGGCGCTACAAGTGTTATTGCGTTTTGTACACATCCGGTTTTGAGCGGAGCTGCTTATGAAAATCTATCAAAAGGCTATCTTGATGAACTTGTTGTAACTGATACCATACCTTTAAAACAAGAATTACCTTCCATAAAAGTTTTAAGTGTTGCACCTCTTTTTGGAGAGACCATAAGAAGAATTTATCACAATGAAAGTGTAAATTCTCTATTTTGA
- a CDS encoding DNA adenine methylase — protein MQTTKAAFGWVGGKSKLAKDIIALMPKHDKYVEVFGGALSVFYQKEPSKCEILNDINGELINLHRIIKTRPQSLNIELNNILRSREIFYLIKDKKLKPRNNIQRAAFYFYLISLSFGSKGNNFAMAKGRNPKNIYRDFTLQSRRLKRAIIENMSYERLIKEYDSKDTLFYLDPPYVGTESYYKTLKDFNLADHKNLSYILSNINANFILSYNDCDLVRELYSDFTIKELSIRYTLNAKTNKINKELLIMNF, from the coding sequence ATGCAAACAACAAAAGCAGCGTTTGGCTGGGTAGGTGGCAAAAGTAAGCTAGCAAAAGACATAATAGCTTTAATGCCTAAGCACGATAAGTATGTAGAGGTGTTTGGCGGGGCTTTATCTGTCTTTTATCAAAAAGAACCGTCAAAATGCGAGATACTAAATGATATAAATGGCGAACTTATAAATTTACATAGAATAATAAAAACAAGACCACAAAGCCTAAACATAGAGCTTAATAATATACTAAGAAGTAGAGAGATTTTTTATCTTATAAAAGATAAAAAGCTAAAACCAAGAAACAACATACAAAGAGCAGCTTTTTACTTTTATCTTATAAGTCTTAGCTTTGGATCTAAGGGTAATAATTTTGCTATGGCTAAGGGCAGAAACCCTAAAAATATTTACCGGGATTTTACACTGCAATCAAGAAGACTTAAGCGTGCTATTATAGAGAATATGAGCTATGAAAGATTAATAAAAGAGTATGATAGCAAAGATACACTATTTTATCTAGACCCACCGTATGTGGGTACTGAAAGCTATTATAAAACCCTAAAAGATTTTAACCTAGCAGATCATAAAAATCTATCTTATATATTAAGCAATATCAATGCTAATTTTATACTTTCTTATAATGATTGCGACTTAGTAAGAGAGCTTTATAGTGATTTTACAATCAAAGAGCTAAGCATAAGATACACACTCAATGCTAAAACAAATAAGATTAACAAAGAATTACTTATTATGAATTTTTAG
- a CDS encoding phage late control D family protein, whose translation MVNVGDFKLLANGADVTAKIRANLINLSYDDKEGDKSDEISFVVNGLYKKPFFGDNLELWLGYVDRLYHCGKFSVQTVTKNYKANTTEVRATAVNFASKQKEAKRRTWENTTLFGIANKIADENKLSFKGVGDDIPVLSKLQNNVSDIEFLYTLCFELGYLMGVKNNTITITTKEGKAKALNGAGVSAKNESLPRFVVSLSECVSLSITEANRHSYDSVVVGWHDNKSGKDNEVKVGKGKQVYKMQIPEPKADSEALKMGESKLNELQRGGLSGSCSLLGKELRAGGKISFKDVGGVENIEFSIKSVRHNLSSSGYFIDVEFEG comes from the coding sequence GTGGTAAATGTTGGTGATTTTAAGCTACTTGCTAATGGAGCTGATGTAACTGCAAAGATAAGGGCTAATCTAATAAATCTAAGCTATGATGACAAAGAAGGTGATAAAAGCGATGAGATAAGCTTTGTTGTGAATGGACTTTATAAAAAGCCATTTTTTGGGGATAATTTAGAGCTTTGGCTTGGTTATGTAGACAGGCTTTATCATTGTGGTAAATTTAGTGTTCAAACAGTAACAAAGAACTATAAAGCAAATACAACAGAAGTAAGAGCTACTGCTGTAAATTTTGCTAGTAAGCAAAAAGAGGCTAAAAGAAGGACTTGGGAAAATACCACACTTTTTGGTATAGCAAACAAAATAGCAGATGAAAATAAGCTTAGTTTTAAAGGTGTGGGTGATGATATACCAGTGTTATCAAAACTTCAAAACAATGTATCTGATATAGAGTTTTTATATACTCTTTGCTTTGAGCTTGGATACTTAATGGGAGTTAAGAATAACACCATAACAATAACAACCAAAGAAGGTAAAGCCAAGGCTCTTAACGGTGCTGGTGTGAGTGCAAAAAATGAGAGTTTGCCTAGATTTGTAGTGTCTTTGAGTGAGTGTGTGAGTCTAAGCATAACAGAGGCAAACAGGCATAGCTATGATAGTGTAGTGGTAGGCTGGCACGACAATAAGAGCGGTAAAGACAATGAAGTAAAAGTAGGCAAAGGTAAACAAGTATATAAAATGCAAATACCGGAACCAAAGGCTGACAGCGAGGCTTTAAAGATGGGAGAGTCAAAGCTAAATGAGTTACAGCGTGGCGGGCTTAGCGGGAGTTGTTCTTTGCTTGGAAAAGAGTTAAGAGCTGGTGGCAAGATAAGCTTTAAAGATGTTGGCGGTGTTGAGAATATAGAGTTTAGCATAAAGAGTGTTAGACACAATCTAAGTAGTAGCGGGTATTTTATAGATGTTGAGTTTGAGGGTTAA
- a CDS encoding phage tail protein produces the protein MVLSLGDFKFNWDQTNSIALQSEFGISKNERINNNPALFRQSLQSQSITIEGKTLPYKRDKQSGLKKLYELANSGKSHILVTGYGKYLGKFAIMSINENQSIFTDNGLFFTQSFSLELVRDYE, from the coding sequence ATGGTATTAAGTCTTGGAGATTTTAAATTTAACTGGGATCAGACAAATAGCATTGCTTTGCAAAGTGAGTTTGGCATAAGCAAAAATGAAAGGATAAATAATAATCCTGCCTTGTTTAGACAAAGCTTGCAAAGTCAAAGTATAACAATAGAGGGTAAAACCTTGCCCTATAAAAGAGATAAGCAAAGCGGGCTTAAAAAGCTTTATGAGCTAGCAAACAGTGGTAAGAGCCATATACTTGTAACTGGATATGGTAAGTATCTTGGTAAGTTTGCGATTATGAGTATAAATGAAAATCAGTCTATCTTTACTGACAATGGATTGTTTTTTACACAAAGCTTTAGCTTAGAGCTTGTAAGGGATTATGAATGA
- a CDS encoding radical SAM protein → MSLVFGPIHSRRFGMSLGIDLSPFAKSCNFDCVYCEIGKGKITQDIEIQPDIDDIIDELKLAISKHKNIDVITVSASGETTLYKNLKNLVSKIKDIKKDKKLLILSNATGLLNQNTFESLLEFDIAKFSLDSVIKSSFKKLARIKDINLEKLINNMKLFKEQFDGQMVIETLVVKNINDSDDEFAKLNDVLNFIKPDRVDIGSIDRPPAYKVTGVGEEILEKLASNIKNIPVNIIKSKTNTTRYDFTKDEIIQLLLRRPQTISNINDNFSDLSKNNLNELISLGKIYKIDVAGVCFYKVKEKI, encoded by the coding sequence TTGAGTTTGGTATTTGGACCAATACACTCTCGTAGATTTGGTATGTCTTTGGGGATAGATTTATCTCCTTTTGCAAAATCATGTAATTTTGATTGTGTTTATTGTGAGATAGGTAAAGGTAAAATAACCCAAGATATAGAAATTCAGCCTGATATTGATGATATCATAGATGAATTAAAACTTGCAATATCAAAACACAAAAATATAGATGTTATAACAGTTAGCGCAAGCGGAGAGACAACTCTTTATAAAAATCTTAAAAACTTAGTAAGTAAAATAAAAGATATTAAAAAAGATAAAAAATTGCTTATATTGAGTAATGCAACAGGGCTTTTAAATCAAAACACATTTGAGTCTTTGCTTGAGTTTGATATAGCTAAGTTTAGCTTAGATAGTGTTATAAAATCCAGCTTTAAAAAACTAGCCAGAATTAAAGATATAAATTTAGAAAAGCTCATTAACAATATGAAGTTGTTTAAGGAGCAATTTGATGGCCAAATGGTTATAGAAACTCTTGTTGTTAAAAATATAAATGATAGCGATGATGAGTTTGCGAAATTAAATGATGTATTAAATTTCATAAAACCAGATAGGGTTGATATAGGTAGTATAGATAGACCACCTGCGTATAAAGTTACTGGCGTTGGCGAAGAAATTTTAGAAAAATTAGCATCAAATATAAAAAATATTCCAGTAAATATCATAAAATCAAAAACAAACACAACTAGATATGATTTTACAAAAGATGAAATAATACAACTTTTATTAAGGCGACCACAAACTATATCAAATATAAACGATAATTTTTCAGATTTATCAAAAAATAATTTAAATGAACTTATAAGTTTGGGTAAAATATATAAAATTGATGTTGCCGGTGTTTGTTTTTATAAAGTAAAGGAAAAAATATGA
- a CDS encoding phage tail tape measure protein, whose amino-acid sequence MQNALIGISIGLALKGISSVKLGENSFNKLQKAIENTGTKAQKLNSILSKIKLSNMKIDGLESKMSNFKSKIGEKLALGASVVMPIKLGAQFESDMARVKALSGANTDEFEKLKQTAKDLGAFTTFSASQAAQGMQFLSMAGFKANETVEAMPGLLALASAGATDLATTSDIASNILTGFGLKASEMGRVADVMSKAMSSANVDTTMLGDTMKYVAPVASGLGASIEEVAALSAKLGDVGIQGSMAGTTLRSMYARMAAPPSEARKMLEELGVSTTTTDGKMKDMITIIGELNSRMSLMSESEKAEAIKNLFGMEAIGGATALLKQGSKNLRDYEASLKNSQGAAKKIAKDQNDTAMGDFKALGSVFSGIAINISELLLPAIRSLTQGLTKVGVWINSFIEKHKTLAKVISFVVVGFISFSVILPTIGFLMMGVSVASLRAMNTFRMLRIASSLLFSGLGKLVIAIRSQNIAMMLAGLRLKAAIVLTSAYNVANKALAAGFAMLRSAMVAGAGAMKILRLALISTGIGAIIVGIGIAAAFLIANWDKVKIYFNKFVSWAKNTFGGLINGVKTLFGGTVSFIASVFSPITNVISGLFGGVAGLFSAMFDDIKGAFSSVASWFEGVFGGLFDWFSDKFNWVSDTLKTVTDNIGSVWSSAKSFFGFGDDEKDTDKNEQNTKLTQNKEINTKESYESNTIFKSQENLQENTIKNKQITEQESLVNKGKETKPWYQKEQTKPKGKTLANKAMNAVNQAINISFNGGINIATSDGKFDMAEFEKAVLISVKRALKTEAMNEKNTSIVVKKWY is encoded by the coding sequence ATGCAAAATGCTCTAATTGGTATATCTATAGGCTTGGCTCTTAAAGGTATTAGCTCTGTAAAGCTTGGTGAAAATAGCTTTAATAAGCTACAAAAAGCAATAGAAAATACAGGGACAAAAGCACAAAAACTAAATAGCATTTTAAGCAAAATAAAGCTAAGTAATATGAAGATAGATGGCTTAGAAAGCAAGATGTCTAACTTTAAATCAAAAATAGGCGAGAAGTTAGCACTTGGAGCTTCTGTTGTTATGCCTATAAAGCTAGGAGCCCAGTTTGAAAGCGACATGGCTAGAGTTAAAGCCTTATCCGGAGCAAATACTGATGAGTTTGAAAAGCTAAAACAAACAGCTAAAGATCTTGGTGCTTTTACTACCTTTTCAGCTTCGCAAGCCGCACAAGGTATGCAGTTTTTATCTATGGCTGGTTTTAAAGCTAATGAAACCGTGGAAGCTATGCCTGGTCTTTTAGCACTTGCAAGTGCAGGAGCTACCGATCTAGCTACTACATCTGATATAGCCTCAAACATATTAACAGGCTTTGGTCTTAAAGCTAGCGAGATGGGTCGTGTGGCTGATGTAATGTCAAAGGCTATGAGTAGTGCAAATGTTGATACTACTATGCTTGGTGATACTATGAAATATGTAGCTCCGGTCGCTAGTGGTCTTGGGGCATCAATTGAAGAAGTTGCAGCACTTAGTGCAAAGCTTGGAGATGTTGGTATCCAAGGCTCTATGGCAGGAACAACATTAAGAAGTATGTATGCTAGAATGGCAGCACCGCCTAGTGAGGCTAGAAAAATGCTTGAAGAGCTTGGTGTGTCAACTACTACGACTGATGGAAAAATGAAAGATATGATAACTATCATAGGTGAGTTAAATAGTAGAATGTCTTTAATGAGTGAGAGTGAAAAAGCAGAAGCTATAAAAAATCTTTTTGGAATGGAAGCTATTGGTGGGGCAACCGCACTTTTAAAACAAGGGTCTAAAAACCTAAGAGATTATGAAGCTAGCTTAAAAAACTCACAAGGTGCAGCTAAAAAGATAGCAAAAGACCAAAACGATACAGCTATGGGTGACTTTAAGGCTCTTGGATCTGTTTTTAGTGGTATAGCTATAAATATAAGCGAGCTTTTATTGCCAGCTATAAGATCATTAACACAAGGGCTTACAAAAGTAGGTGTTTGGATAAATAGCTTTATTGAAAAACATAAGACACTTGCAAAGGTTATATCGTTTGTAGTTGTTGGTTTTATAAGCTTTAGTGTAATACTTCCTACGATTGGTTTTTTGATGATGGGTGTTAGTGTAGCTAGTCTTAGAGCGATGAATACTTTTAGGATGTTAAGAATAGCCTCATCTCTTTTATTTAGCGGACTTGGTAAGCTTGTAATAGCTATTAGATCACAAAATATAGCGATGATGCTTGCCGGACTTAGACTAAAAGCTGCCATAGTTTTAACAAGTGCTTATAATGTAGCTAATAAGGCTTTGGCGGCTGGGTTTGCTATGCTTCGTAGTGCTATGGTCGCTGGTGCTGGTGCTATGAAAATACTTAGGCTCGCTCTTATTTCAACTGGCATTGGGGCTATAATAGTAGGTATAGGTATAGCGGCTGCTTTTTTGATAGCTAACTGGGATAAAGTTAAGATATACTTTAATAAATTTGTATCCTGGGCGAAAAACACCTTTGGTGGATTGATTAATGGGGTTAAGACATTGTTTGGCGGTACTGTAAGCTTTATAGCATCTGTATTTAGTCCTATAACAAATGTAATTAGTGGCTTATTTGGTGGTGTGGCTGGTTTATTTAGTGCTATGTTTGATGATATAAAAGGCGCTTTTAGCTCTGTTGCTTCTTGGTTTGAAGGTGTGTTTGGTGGTTTGTTTGATTGGTTTAGTGATAAGTTTAACTGGGTTAGTGATACTTTAAAAACAGTAACTGATAATATAGGTAGTGTTTGGAGTAGTGCTAAGAGCTTTTTTGGATTTGGAGATGATGAAAAAGATACAGATAAAAACGAGCAAAATACCAAACTTACACAAAACAAAGAGATAAACACAAAAGAAAGCTATGAAAGTAATACTATCTTTAAAAGCCAAGAAAATTTACAAGAAAACACGATAAAAAACAAGCAAATAACAGAGCAAGAGAGCTTAGTAAATAAGGGCAAAGAGACTAAGCCCTGGTATCAAAAAGAGCAAACAAAGCCTAAGGGCAAAACCCTTGCAAATAAGGCTATGAATGCAGTAAATCAAGCTATAAACATAAGCTTTAATGGCGGTATAAATATAGCTACAAGTGATGGTAAGTTTGATATGGCTGAGTTTGAAAAAGCTGTTTTAATAAGTGTTAAAAGGGCTTTAAAAACTGAAGCTATGAATGAAAAAAATACAAGCATAGTGGTAAAAAAATGGTATTAA
- a CDS encoding phage tail assembly protein produces the protein MRKTTVKLEVKGEEIEVYAPTVRAVRMASSGSKSEIEQSIKICAVCANMTEKEIDELDMQDFNAIQKVVQDFLGVAGVVA, from the coding sequence ATGAGAAAAACAACAGTTAAATTAGAAGTAAAAGGCGAAGAGATAGAAGTTTATGCTCCAACAGTAAGAGCTGTAAGAATGGCAAGTAGTGGTTCTAAAAGTGAAATAGAACAGTCTATTAAAATATGTGCTGTGTGTGCAAATATGACAGAAAAAGAGATTGATGAGCTTGATATGCAAGATTTTAATGCTATACAAAAAGTGGTGCAGGATTTTTTAGGCGTGGCAGGGGTTGTAGCTTAG
- a CDS encoding radical SAM protein, whose amino-acid sequence MLNLNIRMTNDCNMNCSFCHLKEDMKNKKKIDIVSFADYYIQEKLNNGIEFSSFTISGGEPLLHIKELENLLNVLLKYDNDGEKSIQIMTNGTFIDNAFVKTFNEFENISFVISFDNTDNKDIYNLCNMSPFGLSVLNSISNLKNKKIRIVIDNFRDDLFELKTYQLYTALQKPRVQIALNYEKVKDLTIEDAYYLVRSIERFKQLDMYYMVDFTHLFHHNCNCSNSKIITPQGETLQTADKYGSPFETYGCSNLINRGMSLELYKVFARLIDASKIPSEFIED is encoded by the coding sequence ATGCTAAATTTAAATATAAGAATGACTAATGATTGTAATATGAATTGTAGCTTTTGTCATTTAAAAGAAGATATGAAAAATAAAAAGAAAATAGATATAGTGTCTTTTGCGGATTATTATATTCAAGAGAAGTTAAACAATGGGATTGAATTTAGTAGTTTCACAATATCCGGTGGAGAGCCGTTATTGCATATTAAAGAACTTGAAAATTTATTAAATGTACTCTTAAAATATGATAATGATGGAGAAAAGTCTATTCAAATTATGACTAATGGTACTTTTATAGACAATGCATTTGTAAAAACTTTCAATGAGTTTGAGAACATAAGCTTTGTAATCTCTTTTGATAATACTGACAATAAAGATATATATAATTTATGCAATATGTCACCTTTTGGGCTATCGGTTTTAAACAGTATTTCAAATCTTAAAAACAAAAAAATAAGAATTGTTATAGATAATTTTAGAGATGATTTATTTGAACTAAAAACATATCAGCTATACACAGCCTTACAAAAACCAAGAGTGCAAATAGCACTAAATTATGAAAAAGTAAAAGACTTAACAATTGAAGATGCGTATTATTTAGTAAGAAGTATAGAGAGATTTAAGCAGTTAGATATGTATTATATGGTTGATTTTACTCATCTTTTTCACCATAATTGCAATTGTTCAAATAGCAAAATTATTACACCGCAAGGAGAAACATTACAAACTGCTGACAAATATGGCAGCCCTTTTGAAACTTATGGCTGTTCTAATCTCATAAATCGTGGGATGAGCTTAGAATTATATAAAGTGTTTGCAAGGCTTATAGATGCTAGCAAAATACCATCCGAATTTATAGAAGACTAA
- a CDS encoding DUF1353 domain-containing protein encodes MKHRVNVKPFSKDKFELVEDFIFDGVKIPKGYKTNGANIPRILWCFFPPNSPEYLSAIVVHDYLCDVADSTIKDDTLKNVSFKYADDMFLKALLELKVNKFKSKLFYYSCRFYHKFKYEI; translated from the coding sequence ATGAAACATAGAGTTAATGTTAAGCCTTTTAGTAAAGATAAGTTTGAACTTGTAGAAGATTTTATCTTTGATGGTGTAAAGATACCAAAAGGTTATAAAACAAATGGGGCAAACATACCTAGAATTTTATGGTGTTTCTTTCCTCCAAATAGTCCTGAGTATTTATCGGCTATTGTCGTACATGATTATTTATGTGATGTAGCTGATAGCACTATCAAAGATGACACACTCAAAAATGTGAGCTTTAAATATGCTGATGATATGTTTTTAAAGGCTCTTTTAGAGTTAAAAGTGAATAAATTTAAGTCTAAGCTATTTTATTATAGTTGTAGATTTTATCACAAATTTAAATATGAAATTTAA
- a CDS encoding phage major tail tube protein has protein sequence MARRQIPQIVQEANVYVDGQGYLGVTKKLKLPTIEFETLETKGALSAEYSMGVLKATEIEFTINKIDKNEFNALGVNVFKNRVPLLFKASIYESGKEKKAPLSLAITGDFKSYEITELESGKELEITAKMSAHFIDLKIDNTQLILKDVENMICVVGGVDYMADVRANLGE, from the coding sequence ATGGCAAGAAGACAAATACCACAAATAGTGCAAGAAGCTAATGTTTATGTTGATGGACAAGGTTACCTAGGGGTAACCAAAAAGCTAAAGCTTCCTACAATAGAGTTTGAAACACTAGAAACTAAAGGTGCTTTGAGTGCTGAGTATTCAATGGGTGTATTAAAGGCAACAGAGATTGAGTTTACTATAAATAAAATAGATAAAAACGAGTTTAATGCACTTGGGGTTAATGTGTTTAAAAACAGAGTGCCTTTGCTTTTTAAAGCTTCTATATATGAAAGCGGAAAAGAGAAGAAAGCACCACTATCTTTAGCAATTACAGGTGATTTTAAAAGCTATGAGATAACAGAGCTTGAGAGCGGAAAAGAACTTGAAATAACAGCAAAGATGTCAGCTCATTTTATAGATCTAAAAATAGACAATACACAACTAATACTAAAAGATGTAGAAAATATGATATGTGTTGTTGGTGGGGTTGATTATATGGCTGATGTAAGAGCAAATTTAGGAGAATAG
- a CDS encoding S24 family peptidase produces the protein MNMNEINERLKDILATEGRKNIKDADVARELGISPNSYAQMKFRNTIPYKEIMDFLSKRNISINLFFYNQDGNSLSKSEKRYKILKMFNVKASLGGGGYNDDEEFEEVVIDKKILKHFGRGNCGDMYEVDIISAIGDSMQPHICDGDLCVIGKAMPFKDGNIYAVNTDDGLVIKECYKQKDELMLVSYNPSYTPIRLKEYEYKIVGMFVGLMRNLIPIK, from the coding sequence ATGAATATGAATGAGATAAACGAAAGGCTTAAAGACATACTAGCCACGGAAGGTAGGAAGAATATAAAAGATGCTGATGTGGCTAGAGAGCTTGGTATAAGTCCAAACTCTTATGCTCAAATGAAGTTTAGGAATACAATCCCCTATAAGGAGATAATGGACTTCTTATCAAAGCGGAATATATCTATAAATTTATTCTTTTACAATCAAGATGGAAATAGTCTTAGTAAATCAGAAAAAAGATATAAGATACTAAAGATGTTTAATGTAAAAGCTAGTCTTGGTGGAGGTGGATATAATGATGATGAAGAGTTTGAAGAGGTAGTAATCGATAAAAAGATATTAAAGCACTTTGGTAGAGGTAATTGTGGTGATATGTATGAGGTGGATATAATATCAGCTATTGGTGATAGTATGCAACCACATATATGTGATGGTGATTTATGTGTTATAGGTAAAGCAATGCCTTTTAAAGATGGTAATATCTATGCTGTAAATACTGATGATGGCTTAGTTATAAAAGAGTGTTACAAACAAAAAGATGAACTAATGCTTGTATCTTATAATCCAAGTTATACCCCTATAAGGCTTAAAGAATATGAATATAAAATAGTAGGTATGTTTGTTGGACTTATGCGAAATTTAATACCTATAAAGTGA